A genomic region of Pseudomonas frederiksbergensis contains the following coding sequences:
- a CDS encoding NEL-type E3 ubiquitin ligase domain-containing protein, which yields MSESQTPPSTSPGTFNSDLRGVHYDFLKDRLPAWFTQADPQRQKELGEHPLHITAWYRNATSEQKKALADTHTRYRETLNQIDAKLGTIKDVLEFAEQPLKDAIKAKFNLELDVKNVYFARKYALKGRDDLFGVFVFDQQKDPRLTYEYRGISLLEAALANFEPDEEKPLACNDCQIITGWSSYDGEILPTFEAVNSQVKPIAAHEFAKLCRTLDLGALYQKHIKDIVQPEDSREREALEKQLEEHQRQKLAVCIEVARHPFALKPGGSQITSGISADVYQMLKHTLVGENAAKLDGRPVTFAALKVFGIELTGPLLIGPDRKNADRLERLVVYLPDDPEQPLKEYASGAEFMVELRARLHKSDYRRFFSQFVPVRQQGIFFAKLNQAYKPSDVGPQADYPLKSMPAKLALDETSITGNLWQQLRLRTINKLYTDARAVAVPTGDEDRVARVARLESYLDAMVSVFNLAAFVVPGLGWVMLAVGATQMFDEAFEGIEAAEEGETKEMWAHFSSVALNVAFLATGAMVLPQIHASKRVDNLKPVTLPNGKQKLWKPDLAPYKASITLPPEAAPDELGLYAHNGQTILPLEGEYYVVEQDAAGEQYRIQHPTRPEAYAPELVHNGEGAWHHELERPLSWKGATLMRRLGGLVDGFSDAELEQVRQVSGVDDDVLRRLHVEGETVPAILLDTLKKFRAYGDAGLVARGIRAGALSSRLCSYAASLAVELPGWPASKAIEAFFGDGLSGPSVKYGSPDALPQNIIKVTRSDLINGRLPERIIASSSDAEVKKLLPHYTPRTPQERVTALQKTLEEQAVTARARLTRSLYAEQQPSANAAVAVVQRNFTGLSTSMILELLADATPVELETLTTAKRVPLRLAEGARRLQQQMRLTHAYEGLYLEALVDRDSETLALNTLKALPGWVDDLRLEVRVGDIDGELRASVGPEDATERKVLLWQNDGRYETRNDRNEHLHGADDLYSSIQHALPDRQRKAIGLPHVTQGEQLRAKIIEHQLSRDQLRSLLKMRPRQQPFFKPPVRLPGDRIGYPLSDHPDLGQWERTIEERTRELYPSITSEELNSVIENWDERHEALLRRRELEWAQLDNTLQNWQRAQVEGVSDQERLTAAFRQRRGARLAIIRALTQAWRRTGEVDLDNIGDPQGQRIDLSDMDLQSQLDELPPLTANFDHVTYLDLSSTGIEDNANGFLRHFRRLRTLILGDNDLVELPENLGRMVNLTVLDLSDNLIALDPPAVSQLSRLTRLQSLGLEGNPLGLPPDIGQMPDLQALLLAQTEINTWPVGIFDQVRLRTFLLDMRANVLEIIPEAEPGSAQAEIIARTLISREPANISAQNLQRVRDYGQSVGFEPNRPQSPRGVMDSRHWADGLSEEQWKGKQDLWADLEGEPGSEPFFNELRKLAQSADAVATDKAAKVELCRKVWSMIEATAGNTALREKLFRMAAAPTTCVDAGAQLFNAMGLEVLIVQAYELGAQDLIETELLELARGKSRLDELGRIARERIGELLEEGHQFPEYDEEGLAITHFDAQGHAVTDIDEVEIHMIYPTLLATRLELPWQSREMAFRVPDVSAEMITDAYLRVLEKEQGPLLQQRLVEQPFWVDYLKRNYPEPFKALHAKGEPLLDLQEAQQAWLDGHTPEQKSHWRSEILRLAKRLGKPESEVKLGTVMSDAQYYAEMEAIATQEKALIGKLTGEAMQRSRLQREETPFRAEGNAAPR from the coding sequence ATGAGCGAATCACAAACACCCCCTTCCACTTCCCCCGGCACGTTCAACAGCGACCTTCGGGGCGTTCATTACGACTTCTTGAAAGACCGCCTGCCTGCCTGGTTCACCCAGGCCGATCCGCAGCGACAGAAGGAACTCGGTGAGCACCCACTGCACATTACGGCCTGGTACCGCAACGCCACGTCTGAACAAAAAAAAGCGCTGGCGGATACCCACACTCGCTATCGCGAGACCTTGAATCAGATCGACGCCAAGCTCGGAACCATCAAGGATGTGCTTGAGTTCGCCGAGCAACCGCTCAAGGACGCGATCAAGGCGAAATTCAACTTGGAGCTGGATGTCAAAAACGTTTATTTCGCCCGTAAATATGCTCTCAAAGGCCGTGATGACCTGTTCGGTGTCTTTGTTTTCGATCAGCAAAAAGACCCACGCTTGACCTACGAGTATCGAGGCATCTCGCTGCTTGAGGCTGCCCTGGCCAACTTCGAGCCCGACGAAGAAAAGCCTCTTGCCTGCAACGATTGCCAAATCATTACCGGCTGGAGCAGCTATGACGGCGAAATACTGCCGACGTTCGAAGCGGTCAATTCCCAGGTCAAGCCCATCGCTGCCCATGAGTTTGCCAAGCTTTGTCGCACCCTGGATTTGGGAGCGCTTTATCAGAAGCACATCAAGGACATCGTGCAGCCAGAAGACTCCCGCGAGCGCGAGGCGCTGGAAAAGCAACTGGAAGAGCACCAGCGGCAAAAGCTCGCGGTGTGTATCGAAGTCGCCAGGCACCCATTTGCATTGAAACCGGGCGGCAGCCAGATCACATCGGGTATCAGTGCCGACGTCTACCAGATGCTCAAGCACACGCTTGTCGGCGAGAACGCCGCAAAACTGGACGGCAGGCCAGTGACGTTCGCGGCATTGAAGGTGTTCGGCATCGAGCTGACGGGACCCTTGCTGATCGGGCCGGACCGCAAGAACGCCGATCGGCTCGAGCGTCTGGTGGTCTATTTGCCCGATGACCCGGAGCAACCGCTGAAGGAGTATGCCTCCGGCGCCGAGTTCATGGTGGAGTTGAGAGCCCGCTTGCACAAAAGCGACTACCGGCGTTTTTTCAGCCAGTTTGTACCCGTGCGGCAACAAGGCATCTTTTTCGCGAAACTCAATCAGGCCTACAAGCCTTCCGATGTCGGGCCTCAGGCGGACTATCCGCTGAAGTCCATGCCTGCGAAGCTGGCGCTGGATGAAACCTCGATCACGGGCAATCTGTGGCAGCAACTGCGCTTGAGGACGATCAACAAGCTTTACACCGACGCGCGGGCGGTCGCCGTGCCCACCGGCGATGAGGACCGCGTGGCGCGGGTGGCCAGGCTGGAAAGCTATCTGGATGCCATGGTCAGCGTGTTCAACCTGGCCGCCTTTGTCGTACCGGGGCTGGGATGGGTCATGTTGGCGGTGGGGGCTACGCAAATGTTCGATGAGGCGTTCGAGGGCATCGAAGCGGCAGAAGAGGGTGAGACGAAGGAGATGTGGGCACATTTTTCCAGTGTTGCGTTGAACGTGGCGTTCCTGGCCACCGGGGCGATGGTGCTGCCCCAGATTCACGCGTCGAAGAGGGTCGACAATCTCAAGCCTGTGACCCTGCCCAACGGCAAGCAAAAGCTCTGGAAGCCGGATCTTGCGCCGTACAAGGCCTCCATCACATTACCGCCCGAGGCCGCCCCCGATGAGCTGGGCCTGTATGCGCACAATGGGCAGACGATCCTGCCCCTTGAAGGTGAGTACTATGTAGTCGAGCAGGACGCGGCCGGCGAGCAGTACCGTATCCAGCACCCGACACGCCCCGAGGCCTATGCGCCTGAACTGGTGCATAACGGCGAAGGGGCCTGGCACCATGAACTGGAGCGCCCGCTCAGCTGGAAAGGCGCGACGCTGATGCGCCGGCTCGGGGGACTGGTCGATGGCTTCAGCGATGCCGAGCTGGAGCAAGTCCGGCAGGTCAGTGGCGTTGACGACGATGTCCTGCGTCGGTTGCATGTCGAGGGCGAAACGGTCCCTGCGATTCTGCTCGATACCCTCAAAAAATTCAGGGCCTATGGCGATGCGGGGTTAGTTGCCCGTGGCATTCGTGCAGGCGCGCTCTCCAGCAGGTTGTGCAGCTACGCTGCTTCCCTGGCGGTTGAGTTGCCGGGGTGGCCGGCAAGCAAGGCGATAGAGGCATTTTTTGGTGATGGCTTGAGCGGGCCTTCGGTCAAATACGGCAGCCCAGATGCTCTGCCGCAAAATATCATCAAGGTCACCCGTTCGGATCTGATAAACGGGCGCTTACCTGAACGCATTATCGCGTCATCGAGCGACGCAGAGGTCAAGAAGCTTCTGCCCCATTACACACCCAGGACCCCGCAAGAGCGCGTTACCGCTTTGCAGAAAACGCTGGAAGAGCAGGCGGTCACTGCCAGGGCGCGATTGACGCGCAGCCTCTATGCCGAACAACAGCCGTCGGCCAACGCGGCGGTCGCTGTCGTGCAGCGGAACTTCACGGGCTTGTCCACGTCGATGATCCTGGAACTGCTGGCCGACGCCACGCCCGTCGAACTCGAAACCCTGACCACGGCCAAACGCGTTCCATTGCGCCTGGCCGAGGGCGCACGGCGGTTACAGCAACAGATGCGTCTGACCCACGCCTATGAGGGGTTGTACCTCGAGGCGCTGGTCGACAGGGACAGCGAAACCCTGGCGCTTAATACACTGAAAGCCTTGCCGGGCTGGGTGGACGACCTGCGTCTGGAAGTGCGCGTGGGTGATATTGACGGTGAACTGCGCGCCAGTGTGGGGCCCGAGGATGCCACGGAACGCAAGGTGCTGTTGTGGCAGAACGACGGGCGATACGAAACGCGAAATGACCGCAATGAGCACTTGCACGGTGCCGATGACCTCTATTCCTCGATCCAGCACGCACTGCCCGACCGACAGCGCAAGGCCATCGGACTGCCCCATGTCACGCAGGGCGAACAGTTGAGGGCGAAGATCATCGAGCATCAGCTGTCCCGCGATCAGCTTCGTTCATTGCTGAAAATGCGACCGCGCCAGCAACCGTTCTTCAAGCCGCCGGTGCGCCTGCCCGGTGATCGCATCGGTTACCCCTTGAGCGACCATCCCGACCTCGGTCAGTGGGAGCGAACTATCGAGGAGCGGACTCGAGAGCTGTATCCCTCGATAACTTCAGAAGAACTCAATTCGGTTATCGAGAATTGGGACGAGAGGCACGAAGCACTCTTGAGGCGTCGCGAACTCGAATGGGCACAACTGGATAACACTTTGCAAAACTGGCAACGGGCGCAGGTGGAGGGCGTGTCGGACCAGGAACGTTTGACCGCTGCTTTTCGCCAGCGGCGGGGCGCACGTCTGGCGATCATCCGAGCCCTCACACAGGCCTGGCGGCGCACGGGAGAGGTGGATCTGGACAATATTGGCGACCCTCAGGGCCAGCGAATTGATTTGTCTGACATGGACCTTCAGAGCCAACTCGATGAGCTGCCACCGCTGACAGCGAACTTCGACCACGTCACTTACCTGGATTTATCGAGTACCGGCATTGAAGATAACGCGAACGGATTTCTGCGTCATTTCAGGCGATTGCGTACGTTGATCCTGGGCGATAACGATCTGGTTGAACTGCCTGAGAACCTGGGGCGTATGGTTAACCTGACCGTGCTGGATCTGTCCGACAACCTGATTGCGCTCGATCCTCCCGCCGTCTCCCAACTGAGCCGACTGACGCGCCTTCAATCCCTGGGGCTTGAGGGCAATCCGTTGGGGTTGCCGCCGGACATCGGACAGATGCCGGATTTGCAGGCGCTGTTGCTGGCCCAGACCGAGATCAATACCTGGCCCGTGGGTATCTTCGATCAGGTACGGCTGCGCACGTTCTTGCTGGATATGAGGGCCAATGTGCTGGAAATCATTCCAGAGGCAGAGCCAGGGTCGGCGCAGGCGGAGATCATTGCGCGCACGCTCATCAGTCGCGAACCCGCGAATATTTCCGCGCAGAATCTGCAAAGGGTCAGGGACTATGGCCAGTCGGTGGGGTTTGAGCCGAATCGACCGCAATCACCCCGAGGCGTCATGGACAGTAGACACTGGGCAGATGGGCTTTCTGAGGAGCAATGGAAGGGTAAGCAGGACCTATGGGCTGACCTCGAAGGCGAACCTGGATCGGAGCCGTTTTTCAATGAATTAAGAAAGCTGGCGCAGTCGGCGGATGCGGTGGCCACAGACAAAGCGGCAAAGGTTGAGTTGTGCCGTAAGGTCTGGTCAATGATTGAGGCAACCGCCGGCAACACTGCACTGCGGGAAAAGCTGTTTCGCATGGCCGCGGCCCCCACGACGTGTGTGGATGCCGGCGCGCAATTGTTCAATGCCATGGGCCTGGAGGTCCTGATTGTTCAGGCGTATGAACTGGGCGCACAAGACCTGATCGAGACGGAGTTGCTGGAGCTGGCGCGAGGCAAGTCGCGTCTGGACGAGTTGGGCCGGATCGCTCGAGAGCGGATCGGCGAGCTGCTGGAGGAGGGGCATCAGTTTCCCGAATACGATGAGGAAGGGCTTGCGATTACTCATTTTGATGCGCAGGGGCATGCGGTCACGGATATCGATGAGGTAGAAATCCATATGATCTACCCCACCCTGTTGGCAACGCGACTGGAGTTGCCGTGGCAATCCCGGGAGATGGCGTTTCGGGTGCCCGATGTGTCGGCCGAAATGATTACTGACGCTTATCTTCGGGTGCTGGAAAAGGAGCAGGGTCCGCTGTTGCAGCAAAGGCTGGTCGAGCAGCCGTTCTGGGTTGATTATCTCAAGCGAAACTATCCGGAGCCGTTCAAGGCCTTGCACGCCAAGGGCGAACCTCTTCTGGATTTGCAGGAAGCGCAACAAGCCTGGCTAGACGGCCATACACCTGAGCAAAAAAGTCATTGGCGCTCGGAAATTCTCCGATTGGCGAAACGGCTGGGCAAGCCGGAAAGCGAGGTGAAACTCGGTACGGTAATGAGCGATGCGCAGTATTACGCCGAGATGGAAGCTATCGCGACGCAAGAAAAGGCGCTGATCGGCAAACTGACCGGCGAAGCCATGCAGCGCTCCAGGCTGCAGCGTGAGGAAACGCCGTTCCGGGCTGAGGGAAATGCAGCCCCTCGATGA
- a CDS encoding NEL-type E3 ubiquitin ligase domain-containing protein, which yields MLDGKRAVAQAIKAAWRNSPRATENPNFARLDLFCSDPLPSLQADFSHVRELTVGGASFTDATSDGVLGHFPRLQKLSINVTNSRLRTIPEALSGMTELIDLRITSNDRLATQEIARLGHLTNLENLELSRVLESAGALDVSRLSKLRSLTISGAYQGNTLPIGVLELPRLERLNLRATSVNSLPASLFDGAHDGLLSGLSLNWSWFPVETFKPLFEYVKNHPMHLIDREEMVMGYCKGQLRRWGGGFGGSFGLLDGFGQPDALLSAFLQQWTGAEARFNAIEALGNEYGDLSRQLDAWTKHYLPEHNFAGFSTTETLKNCWYNGLLKRYGVSSYSTTLDLPLMAFAQLPDLPVQGFSHVTTLKLTGLSSPLEQVRRFIGQFSQVQTLDLSGSQLTEMPITPGDLPALQHLDLRHTPLAHMDVSAMSQLQTLDLTGAHLQTWPTGAENLPGLTSLDLRFTQITTLPETALARDEAVIATNLTGTPLTPAAQAALTAAQARVENARGLSSGTLARFTLEEVPQAFPPTETATLIAQRLLPLPGEVPAGEGNAWLAECLQRVNGFSDEEASRAIEQLREDGASDTQISERIGGWHQTLEALTRELNGWLFIRESRGRDWVVSSHTRRLAALRILDCWREGLTARASMAYSALNLDGLQLGDLPALPTALPHVWDLNLTGIRLTEQGSNGFLGAFTNLRSLVLSGQSLQTLPQALNAMNLLERVELSANGITDPESVYSTLGGHQRLQRLDLSHNNLQTFSVASWSNLEWLDLRNNRLTGWPEGVLEARHLRTLNLSANGITSIPSEAFSVRHNALMSGTDLSDNSLSRDDLEHIRDYAQSAHPSAWLGYSARHIDELIDDLASNTESESDSEVEPAPIVPDEVIDAVESGTERLDPWLEMLEPQALVTHRALWNQLAAEPDNEAFFHLLAQLRNTQEFTLARADLTRRVWDVLRATASDGELRQTLFGMSNTHGTCVDGRILTFSNLEVKVFEHNALQGIGPGRLDQKGAALLRLSRQLFRLAKVEELANEKARGRHADPAEVRLEYRIGLTSGWDDGLELPGQPRNMLYGRPISGETLNRARAAVLERENKPGAFYEDLINRDYWVQYLKEKYPEAFSALERSAEEKQGQLEDAHEGAWGADYTQALESLGIELAIERSEKLIELSRKETGEIEPSVLTEPQPGTSKDLFKQPTR from the coding sequence ATGCTGGATGGCAAACGCGCGGTGGCGCAAGCCATCAAAGCGGCCTGGCGCAATTCGCCCAGGGCCACGGAGAACCCGAATTTCGCCAGGCTCGATCTGTTCTGTAGTGATCCGTTGCCGTCGCTGCAGGCCGACTTTTCACATGTCCGTGAGCTGACTGTGGGCGGCGCGAGTTTCACTGACGCCACCAGTGACGGGGTTCTGGGACATTTTCCGCGTTTGCAAAAACTGTCTATCAACGTAACCAACTCACGGTTGCGTACTATTCCCGAGGCGTTGAGCGGGATGACGGAACTCATCGATCTACGGATCACCTCGAACGACCGCTTGGCCACGCAGGAAATCGCCAGGCTTGGGCATCTGACGAACCTGGAAAACCTGGAACTCAGCAGAGTATTGGAGTCTGCCGGCGCATTGGATGTGAGCCGTTTGAGCAAGCTACGCAGCTTGACGATCTCCGGTGCTTACCAGGGCAATACATTGCCCATCGGTGTGCTAGAGCTTCCTCGTCTTGAACGCCTGAATTTGCGCGCAACCTCTGTCAATAGCTTACCGGCCAGTCTGTTCGACGGAGCGCATGACGGGCTATTGTCCGGCCTCTCTTTGAACTGGTCCTGGTTCCCGGTCGAAACCTTCAAACCCCTGTTTGAGTATGTAAAAAATCACCCCATGCACCTCATCGACCGGGAAGAAATGGTCATGGGCTATTGCAAGGGTCAGCTTCGACGGTGGGGGGGAGGGTTTGGCGGCTCATTTGGGCTTCTGGACGGGTTCGGGCAACCGGATGCTTTACTCAGTGCTTTTCTCCAGCAATGGACGGGGGCTGAGGCCAGGTTCAACGCGATTGAGGCGCTGGGCAACGAGTACGGTGATCTCAGCCGCCAGCTCGATGCGTGGACGAAACACTATCTGCCGGAGCACAACTTCGCGGGTTTTTCGACGACCGAGACCCTGAAGAACTGTTGGTACAACGGGCTCCTGAAGCGATATGGCGTATCGAGCTATTCGACGACGCTTGACTTGCCCTTGATGGCGTTTGCCCAGCTTCCGGATCTTCCCGTCCAGGGCTTCTCCCATGTGACGACCTTGAAACTGACTGGCTTGAGTTCACCCCTCGAACAGGTTCGCCGTTTTATCGGCCAATTCAGCCAGGTGCAGACCCTTGACCTGAGTGGCAGCCAATTGACCGAGATGCCGATCACCCCGGGTGATTTGCCGGCCCTGCAACACCTGGATTTACGCCATACCCCGCTGGCGCACATGGATGTCAGCGCAATGAGTCAGCTCCAGACGCTGGACTTGACTGGGGCCCATCTGCAGACGTGGCCAACGGGTGCAGAAAACCTGCCGGGACTGACCTCGCTGGACTTGCGCTTCACGCAGATCACCACGTTGCCGGAAACAGCCCTGGCCCGGGACGAGGCAGTGATCGCCACGAACCTGACCGGCACACCGTTGACCCCAGCAGCGCAAGCGGCCCTGACCGCCGCGCAGGCGCGGGTTGAGAACGCCAGAGGATTGTCCTCCGGCACCCTTGCGCGGTTCACCCTGGAGGAAGTGCCCCAGGCGTTTCCGCCGACGGAGACCGCAACGCTGATTGCCCAACGCCTGTTGCCATTGCCGGGAGAGGTCCCGGCGGGCGAGGGGAATGCCTGGCTCGCTGAGTGTTTACAACGGGTGAACGGGTTTTCCGACGAAGAAGCCTCGCGCGCCATCGAGCAACTGCGCGAGGATGGCGCGAGCGATACGCAGATCAGTGAACGCATTGGCGGATGGCACCAGACCCTGGAAGCCCTGACGCGTGAGTTGAATGGTTGGCTGTTTATCCGCGAGTCGCGAGGACGTGACTGGGTCGTGTCGTCCCACACCCGCCGATTGGCGGCGTTGCGCATCCTCGACTGTTGGCGAGAAGGGCTGACGGCAAGGGCGAGCATGGCTTACAGCGCCCTGAATCTTGATGGCCTGCAGCTGGGCGACCTGCCCGCGCTGCCCACTGCATTGCCCCATGTGTGGGATCTGAACCTCACGGGTATAAGACTGACCGAACAGGGTTCCAATGGATTCCTCGGGGCCTTTACCAACCTGCGCAGCCTGGTGCTCAGCGGCCAGTCCTTGCAGACACTGCCGCAGGCGCTCAACGCCATGAATTTGCTGGAGCGGGTGGAGTTGTCCGCCAATGGCATCACTGACCCCGAAAGCGTGTATTCCACATTGGGTGGCCACCAACGCTTGCAACGGCTGGACCTGAGCCACAATAACCTGCAAACGTTCAGCGTGGCGTCCTGGAGCAACCTGGAGTGGCTGGACTTGCGCAATAACCGACTGACAGGCTGGCCTGAAGGGGTGCTGGAGGCCCGTCATCTCAGAACGTTGAATCTCAGTGCCAACGGCATTACATCGATTCCTTCAGAAGCCTTTAGCGTTCGCCACAATGCACTGATGTCGGGCACGGACCTTTCCGACAACAGCCTGTCGCGCGACGATCTGGAACACATCAGGGATTACGCGCAAAGCGCGCACCCGAGCGCATGGTTGGGATACTCCGCCCGTCACATTGATGAATTGATCGACGACCTGGCCAGCAACACTGAAAGCGAAAGTGATAGCGAAGTCGAACCTGCCCCGATCGTGCCTGACGAGGTTATTGACGCGGTGGAATCCGGAACTGAGCGACTCGATCCATGGCTGGAAATGCTTGAGCCGCAAGCATTGGTCACCCACCGCGCGCTATGGAACCAACTGGCAGCCGAGCCGGATAACGAAGCATTTTTTCATCTGCTGGCACAGCTACGAAACACCCAGGAGTTCACGTTGGCCCGCGCCGATCTGACGCGACGGGTTTGGGACGTGTTGCGCGCGACAGCCAGTGATGGCGAACTCCGGCAAACGCTGTTCGGCATGTCCAACACCCATGGGACCTGTGTCGACGGGCGGATCCTTACCTTCAGTAATCTTGAGGTCAAGGTCTTCGAGCACAATGCCCTGCAGGGCATTGGTCCCGGTCGGCTGGATCAGAAAGGCGCTGCCTTGTTGCGGCTTTCCCGGCAGCTGTTTCGGCTGGCGAAAGTCGAAGAGCTGGCGAATGAAAAAGCCAGGGGCCGGCACGCCGACCCGGCGGAAGTGCGCCTGGAGTATCGGATTGGCCTGACCAGCGGCTGGGACGACGGCCTGGAGTTGCCTGGACAACCGAGGAACATGCTTTATGGCCGCCCCATCAGTGGGGAGACATTGAACAGAGCGCGCGCAGCAGTCCTGGAGCGGGAAAATAAACCCGGGGCGTTCTATGAAGACCTGATCAACCGTGACTATTGGGTGCAATACCTCAAGGAAAAATACCCTGAAGCGTTCAGCGCCCTTGAGCGCAGCGCTGAGGAAAAACAAGGCCAGCTTGAGGATGCGCATGAAGGCGCCTGGGGGGCCGACTACACACAAGCCCTGGAGAGCCTGGGCATCGAACTCGCCATTGAACGCAGTGAGAAACTGATTGAGCTGTCGCGAAAAGAGACCGGGGAAATAGAACCCTCCGTTCTCACGGAGCCGCAGCCCGGCACCTCGAAGGATCTGTTCAAGCAGCCTACCCGCTAA